A window of the Microbacterium sp. AZCO genome harbors these coding sequences:
- a CDS encoding PTS mannitol transporter subunit IICB: MHVQRFGTFLSGMIMPNIPALIAWGIVTMFFIDVGFTPVPALATIVGPFIHYLLPILIAYTGGSMVYGIRGGVVASIGLFGAIAGSDYLIAQTNATALAAWLDAGKDAADFKALGQVHMFIGAMIMAPIAAYSMRWLDSLWEGKIKAGFEMLVNMFSAGIWGFVMMIVGFYPIAWLVNGLMQILSNAVNWLVSMNLLPLTSIVIEPAKVLFLNNAINHGVLTPLGLQQVADEGSSILFLLEANPGPGVGLLLAFTFFGIGAARASAPGAAVIQFVGGIHEVYFPYALMKPILIVALIAGGATGVTTNMLFGGSLAAPAAPGSIIAVSVQAVNPAAGGVPNLLVVWLSVLLSATVTFLIAAMLLRASRKRDLEELALTDDAFGAAITQTEAAKGKSSASLEGLRAGAATQAGGMAGAATATDKEIRSIVFACDAGMGSSAMGASVLRNKIKKAGIEDVTVVNKAIASLDGSADLVITQNQLTDRARAQSPNAVHVSVDNFMNSPRYDEVVDLVKAQHEDAQA; the protein is encoded by the coding sequence GTGCACGTCCAACGCTTCGGAACGTTCCTGTCCGGCATGATCATGCCGAACATCCCCGCACTCATCGCGTGGGGCATCGTGACCATGTTCTTCATCGACGTGGGCTTCACCCCGGTACCCGCGCTCGCGACCATCGTCGGCCCATTCATTCACTATCTTCTGCCGATCCTCATCGCCTACACGGGCGGCAGCATGGTCTACGGGATCCGGGGCGGGGTCGTCGCGTCGATCGGCCTCTTCGGGGCGATCGCCGGCTCCGACTACCTCATCGCACAGACCAATGCGACCGCCCTCGCAGCGTGGCTGGACGCAGGGAAGGACGCCGCCGACTTCAAGGCGCTCGGCCAGGTGCACATGTTCATCGGTGCGATGATCATGGCGCCGATCGCGGCCTATTCCATGAGGTGGCTCGACTCGCTCTGGGAGGGCAAGATCAAGGCGGGCTTCGAGATGCTCGTCAACATGTTCTCGGCCGGCATCTGGGGCTTCGTCATGATGATCGTGGGTTTCTACCCGATCGCGTGGCTCGTCAACGGTCTCATGCAGATCCTGTCGAACGCGGTCAACTGGCTCGTGTCGATGAACCTCCTGCCGCTCACGAGCATCGTGATCGAGCCCGCCAAGGTGCTGTTCCTCAACAACGCGATCAACCACGGCGTGCTCACCCCGCTCGGCCTCCAGCAGGTCGCCGACGAGGGTTCGTCGATCCTCTTCCTCCTGGAGGCCAACCCCGGCCCCGGCGTCGGACTCCTCCTCGCCTTCACCTTCTTCGGGATTGGCGCGGCACGTGCGTCGGCGCCGGGCGCGGCTGTCATCCAGTTCGTCGGCGGCATCCACGAGGTGTACTTCCCGTACGCGCTCATGAAGCCCATCCTCATCGTCGCGCTCATCGCGGGTGGTGCGACCGGCGTGACCACCAACATGCTCTTCGGCGGCTCTCTCGCCGCACCGGCGGCTCCCGGCAGCATCATCGCCGTGTCGGTGCAGGCGGTCAATCCCGCCGCCGGCGGGGTGCCGAACCTGCTGGTGGTGTGGCTTTCCGTGCTGCTCTCGGCGACCGTGACGTTCCTGATCGCAGCCATGCTGCTGCGGGCGTCTCGCAAGCGTGACCTCGAGGAGCTCGCCCTGACGGACGACGCCTTCGGCGCCGCGATCACGCAGACAGAGGCGGCCAAGGGCAAGAGCTCGGCAAGCCTCGAAGGCCTCCGCGCCGGTGCCGCGACGCAGGCCGGTGGCATGGCCGGGGCTGCGACGGCGACCGATAAGGAGATCCGCAGCATCGTGTTCGCGTGCGACGCGGGCATGGGGTCGTCGGCGATGGGCGCCAGCGTCCTGCGCAACAAGATCAAGAAGGCCGGCATCGAGGACGTCACGGTCGTCAACAAGGCGATCGCGAGCCTCGACGGCTCGGCCGACCTGGTCATCACGCAGAACCAGCTCACCGACCGTGCACGTGCGCAGTCGCCGAACGCGGTGCACGTGTCCGTCGACAACTTCATGAACTCGCCGCGGTACGACGAGGTCGTGGACCTTGTCAAGGCGCAGCACGAGGACGCGCAGGCGTAG
- the ptsP gene encoding phosphoenolpyruvate--protein phosphotransferase: MAELRGVGIGLGVAQGPVARMAEPLPAPGDGPSTLSIGEETARVREAVGAVARELEQRGTQAGGAAQDVLEAQAMMAEDPTLEQEVDDRIAQGKTAEFAVFDAFASFRDQLTALGGYLGERAADLDDVAQRVIARLRGVPAPGVPDPGHPFVLVAKDLAPADTALLDLDKVLALVTTEGGPTSHTAILAREKSIVAVVGAGAAKDLADGQTVIVDAAAGVVTTDPTADELERAQNRAAARAAQASAPLTPGALADGTAIPLLANLGKPEGAAEAVALGAEGVGLFRTEFLFLSSSQAPTVEQQRESYTKLLAAFPGKKVVVRVLDAGADKPLAFLNDAHEENPALGLRGIRALRASEDILREQLTALAEADAATRHLPDGPADLWVMAPMIATVEETEYFTALAREYGIKTAGVMVEVPSSALLADRILAVADFASIGTNDLTQYTLAADRLLGSVASFQDPWHPAVLQLIRDVGQAGRENSKPVGICGEAAADPLLAVVLVGLGATSLSMAPTALADVRASLLEHTLAEARGIAEAALAANDAASARTAAREAASRENKETQQ; the protein is encoded by the coding sequence ATGGCGGAACTGCGAGGAGTCGGAATCGGACTGGGCGTCGCACAGGGCCCCGTGGCCCGCATGGCGGAGCCCCTTCCGGCACCCGGCGACGGACCCAGCACCCTGAGCATCGGCGAGGAGACGGCGCGCGTGCGCGAGGCCGTGGGCGCGGTCGCCCGCGAGCTCGAGCAGCGCGGGACGCAGGCGGGCGGAGCGGCACAGGATGTGCTCGAGGCGCAGGCGATGATGGCCGAGGACCCCACGCTCGAGCAGGAGGTCGACGACCGCATCGCGCAGGGCAAGACGGCCGAGTTCGCCGTGTTCGACGCATTCGCCTCGTTCCGCGACCAGCTCACTGCTCTCGGCGGATACCTCGGCGAGCGCGCGGCGGACCTCGACGACGTCGCTCAGCGCGTCATCGCCCGGCTGCGCGGCGTCCCGGCGCCGGGCGTGCCCGACCCGGGGCATCCCTTCGTCCTCGTCGCCAAGGACCTCGCCCCCGCCGACACGGCCCTCCTCGACCTCGACAAGGTGCTCGCGCTCGTCACGACCGAGGGCGGACCCACGTCGCACACGGCGATCCTCGCCCGGGAGAAGTCGATCGTGGCGGTCGTCGGCGCCGGCGCCGCGAAAGACCTCGCCGACGGGCAGACGGTGATCGTGGATGCCGCCGCCGGCGTCGTCACGACCGACCCGACCGCCGACGAGCTCGAGCGGGCCCAGAACCGCGCCGCGGCGCGGGCCGCGCAGGCATCCGCTCCCCTCACCCCCGGCGCGCTCGCGGACGGAACCGCGATCCCGCTCCTGGCCAACCTCGGAAAGCCCGAGGGTGCGGCGGAGGCGGTCGCGCTCGGCGCGGAGGGCGTCGGCCTGTTCCGCACCGAGTTCCTGTTCCTCTCCTCGAGCCAGGCCCCGACCGTGGAGCAGCAGCGCGAGTCCTACACGAAGCTCCTCGCGGCCTTCCCCGGCAAGAAGGTCGTCGTGCGCGTGCTCGACGCCGGCGCCGACAAGCCGCTCGCGTTCCTCAACGACGCGCACGAGGAGAACCCAGCGCTCGGACTCCGCGGCATCCGCGCGCTCCGGGCGAGCGAGGACATCCTGCGCGAGCAGCTCACGGCCCTCGCGGAGGCGGATGCCGCGACCCGGCACCTGCCCGACGGCCCGGCCGACCTCTGGGTCATGGCGCCCATGATCGCGACCGTCGAGGAGACCGAGTACTTCACGGCGCTCGCACGCGAATACGGCATCAAGACCGCCGGCGTCATGGTCGAGGTGCCCTCTTCGGCGCTCCTCGCGGACCGCATCCTGGCCGTCGCCGACTTCGCCTCGATCGGCACGAACGACCTGACCCAGTACACGCTCGCGGCCGACCGGCTGCTGGGCTCGGTCGCGTCGTTCCAGGACCCGTGGCACCCCGCCGTGCTGCAGCTGATCCGCGATGTCGGCCAGGCCGGCCGCGAGAACTCCAAGCCCGTCGGCATCTGCGGCGAGGCCGCCGCGGATCCCCTCCTCGCCGTCGTGCTCGTGGGCCTCGGCGCCACGAGCCTGTCGATGGCCCCCACCGCTCTCGCCGACGTCCGCGCGTCGCTTCTGGAGCACACCCTCGCCGAGGCGCGCGGTATCGCCGAGGCAGCCCTGGCCGCGAATGACGCGGCATCCGCCCGAACCGCGGCTCGAGAAGCCGCTTCCCGAGAAAACAAGGAGACACAGCAATGA
- a CDS encoding HPr family phosphocarrier protein — MPPISRTVRIGSSHGLHARPAKLFAQAAKDSGIPVTIAKDSGSPVNAASILGVIALGVEQGDYVTLTADGDGAESTLDTLAELLTTDHDAE; from the coding sequence ATGCCACCCATCTCCCGCACGGTGCGGATCGGATCGTCGCACGGCCTGCACGCCCGGCCCGCGAAGCTCTTCGCGCAGGCGGCGAAGGACTCCGGCATCCCGGTGACGATCGCGAAGGACTCGGGATCGCCCGTCAACGCGGCGAGCATCCTGGGCGTCATCGCCCTCGGCGTCGAGCAGGGCGACTACGTCACGCTCACGGCCGACGGCGACGGCGCCGAGTCCACGCTCGACACCCTCGCCGAGCTCCTCACGACCGATCACGACGCGGAGTAG
- a CDS encoding PTS sugar transporter: MRILVVCGAGASSTFVAQRVRHAAHERGLAYSAFAGTELSLPIDLDAADVVLVGPHLAHALERIERDAAIRGTTVVLLPSDIFNDLDGTRTLQLVRDAVGGSGGTLPAAGGATA; this comes from the coding sequence ATGAGGATCCTCGTGGTCTGCGGCGCAGGTGCATCCAGCACCTTCGTCGCGCAGCGTGTGCGGCACGCGGCCCACGAGCGGGGACTCGCCTATTCCGCCTTCGCCGGCACCGAGCTGTCGCTTCCCATCGACCTCGATGCCGCCGACGTCGTCCTCGTGGGTCCGCATCTCGCGCATGCGCTCGAGCGCATCGAGCGGGATGCCGCGATCCGCGGGACGACGGTGGTGCTGCTGCCGTCCGACATCTTCAACGATCTGGACGGGACGCGGACGCTTCAGCTCGTCCGCGACGCGGTCGGGGGCTCCGGGGGGACCCTTCCGGCCGCGGGCGGCGCCACCGCCTGA
- a CDS encoding PTS sugar transporter subunit IIA, whose protein sequence is MTRARQDRLIGLLARDGEWATAATLADALGVTPRSIRSYVTAVNGRVASGLAIESGPQGYRAGPDASAALRSNGSMDASTPRDRLHTLVRALLDSPEGIDVFETADRLHVSSATLDADLARVRGLLGGTELALERSASRARLRGTEMAQRRLLSKLAHDEMDAGSFDLEALRRTLGDASVGARAFGPFKTELVAELGALGYFVNEYGIADVVMHIAIAADRVAQHRALDGEAAEASPANAEVAAILGRLVERDLGVELGAGDLQHLASLVLTRVVAPGATAPKMHVRERLDPEVEAAVREIVEEAASEFLVDVVHDDFILRLALHVQNLRLRAKEQAWSRNPLTRSLKSTYPMIFEVAVFIANGLHERLGIPLLDDEIAYIAMHVGGRLERSRRADQLLTATIVCPGYYELHELLRSSVDRSLGQAIEVTGVETRVDPDWASIDTDLVLTTIDPGPAVSGDRVVRIQPFLTEGDVERVQAAAGRIRRARRLARLRAELERYFEPTAFVRGLDATGEDDVIRRLGSLLVARGVIDDDYVERAIQREHLSSTAFTDALAVPHALGMTATRTAIAVGIADPSIPWGEGRVQVVALVAFSETDREAFQTVFEQLVEVFSERESVQRIVRRGTDFASFLDELVAVVDG, encoded by the coding sequence GTGACGAGAGCGAGACAGGACCGCCTGATCGGCCTGCTCGCGCGCGACGGGGAGTGGGCGACCGCGGCCACCCTCGCCGACGCTCTGGGCGTCACGCCCCGCAGCATCCGCTCCTACGTCACGGCCGTCAACGGGCGGGTCGCCTCGGGTCTCGCGATCGAGTCCGGTCCGCAGGGGTATCGAGCGGGCCCCGACGCGTCGGCGGCCCTGCGTTCGAACGGGTCGATGGATGCCTCGACCCCCCGCGACCGGCTGCACACCCTCGTGCGGGCCCTCCTGGATTCGCCCGAGGGCATCGACGTCTTCGAGACGGCCGACCGCCTGCATGTCTCGTCGGCGACGCTCGACGCCGACCTCGCCCGCGTGCGGGGGCTCCTGGGCGGCACGGAACTCGCACTCGAGCGCTCCGCTTCGCGGGCGCGGCTGCGGGGCACCGAGATGGCGCAGCGACGCCTGCTCTCGAAGCTCGCCCACGACGAGATGGATGCCGGGTCCTTCGACCTCGAGGCACTCCGTCGCACGCTCGGCGACGCGTCCGTCGGCGCGCGCGCGTTCGGGCCGTTCAAGACCGAGCTCGTCGCCGAGCTCGGCGCCCTCGGCTACTTCGTCAATGAGTACGGCATCGCCGACGTCGTCATGCACATCGCGATCGCGGCGGACCGCGTCGCGCAGCATCGCGCGCTCGACGGCGAGGCCGCGGAGGCGTCGCCCGCGAACGCCGAGGTCGCCGCGATCCTCGGCCGGCTCGTGGAGCGCGACCTCGGGGTCGAGCTCGGCGCGGGCGACCTGCAGCACCTCGCCTCGCTCGTGCTGACGCGGGTGGTCGCGCCCGGCGCGACGGCGCCCAAGATGCACGTGCGGGAGCGCCTCGACCCCGAGGTCGAGGCGGCCGTCCGCGAGATCGTCGAGGAGGCGGCATCCGAGTTCCTCGTCGACGTCGTGCACGACGACTTCATTCTGCGGCTCGCGCTGCACGTGCAGAACCTGCGGCTGCGCGCCAAGGAGCAGGCCTGGTCGCGCAATCCGCTCACGCGCTCGCTCAAGTCGACGTATCCGATGATCTTCGAGGTCGCCGTCTTCATCGCGAACGGTCTCCACGAGCGGCTCGGCATCCCCCTCCTCGACGACGAGATCGCCTACATCGCGATGCACGTCGGCGGTCGCCTCGAGCGCAGCCGCCGTGCCGACCAGCTGCTCACGGCGACGATCGTCTGCCCCGGCTACTACGAGCTGCACGAGCTGCTCCGCTCGTCGGTCGACCGCTCGCTCGGCCAGGCGATCGAGGTGACGGGCGTCGAGACGCGCGTCGACCCCGACTGGGCCTCGATCGACACCGACCTCGTCCTCACGACGATCGACCCGGGGCCGGCGGTGTCGGGCGACCGCGTGGTCCGCATCCAGCCGTTCCTCACCGAGGGCGACGTCGAGCGCGTGCAGGCGGCGGCCGGACGCATCCGCCGCGCGCGACGCCTCGCCCGGCTGCGCGCCGAGCTCGAGCGCTACTTCGAGCCGACCGCGTTCGTGCGGGGGCTCGACGCGACGGGCGAGGACGACGTCATCCGCCGTCTCGGCTCGCTGCTCGTCGCGCGGGGCGTCATCGACGACGACTACGTCGAGCGCGCCATCCAGCGGGAGCACCTCTCCTCGACCGCCTTCACCGACGCGCTCGCCGTGCCGCACGCCCTCGGCATGACGGCGACGCGCACGGCGATCGCCGTCGGCATCGCCGACCCCTCGATCCCCTGGGGCGAGGGGAGGGTGCAGGTGGTCGCCCTCGTCGCCTTCAGCGAGACCGACCGCGAGGCCTTCCAGACGGTGTTCGAGCAGCTCGTGGAGGTCTTCTCCGAGCGCGAGTCCGTGCAGCGCATCGTGCGCCGCGGCACCGACTTCGCGTCGTTCCTCGACGAGCTCGTCGCCGTCGTCGACGGCTGA
- a CDS encoding GNAT family protein, with protein sequence MLLTEPITLENDWVRLEPLSPDHADDLGDATEGLEYAWYTSAPTREQIPDEIGRRLTWQTEGHMNAWVVRRLATGRAVGMTTFCNIDQANRHVEIGHTWLGRSAQRTEVNTAAKLLLLGHAFEACDAIAVELRTHWHNRQSREAIARLGAKQDGVLRNHRLGPDGTLRDTVVFSILPHEWPAVRLGLQERLARH encoded by the coding sequence GTGCTGCTGACCGAACCGATCACGCTCGAGAACGACTGGGTGCGACTGGAGCCCCTCTCGCCCGATCACGCCGACGACCTCGGCGACGCGACGGAGGGCCTCGAGTACGCCTGGTACACGTCGGCGCCGACGCGCGAGCAGATCCCGGACGAGATCGGCCGGCGCCTGACGTGGCAGACCGAGGGGCACATGAACGCGTGGGTCGTGCGGCGCCTGGCGACCGGGCGCGCCGTCGGCATGACGACGTTCTGCAACATCGACCAGGCCAACCGCCACGTCGAGATCGGCCACACCTGGCTCGGTCGATCGGCGCAGCGGACCGAGGTCAACACGGCCGCGAAGCTGCTGCTCCTCGGGCACGCGTTCGAGGCCTGCGACGCGATCGCCGTCGAGCTGCGCACGCACTGGCACAACCGCCAGTCACGCGAGGCGATCGCGCGCCTCGGTGCGAAGCAGGACGGCGTCCTGCGCAACCACCGCCTCGGCCCCGACGGCACGCTCCGCGACACCGTCGTGTTCTCGATCCTCCCGCACGAGTGGCCAGCCGTGCGGCTTGGCCTGCAGGAGCGCCTCGCCCGGCACTGA
- a CDS encoding phospho-sugar mutase, giving the protein MSGAADQARAWLAQDPDPETRDELTLLLARAEEGDAAAAADLEDRFAARLAFGTAGLRGELGAGSNRMNRVLVAQAAAGLAAYLLEKAGDSAEAGQRPLVVIGYDGRRNSRVFAKDSAELFAGAGLRAILLPRLLPTPVLAFAVRHLGADAGVMVTASHNPPNDNGYKVYLGGANEGAQIVAPADAEIAAHIQRIADAGGAASLPRSLGYETAPESLVEAYVAETAAVAPAPDGADGLRWVYTAMHGVGWETLSRILEVAGYPAPTLVAAQIEPDGAFPTVAFPNPEEPGAMDLAFETARGADAELVIANDPDADRLAVAVPDESVEGGWRRLTGNQIGLLLGWRAARSAREADAAPGASLACSLVSSPGLQTVAEHYGLDFHSTLTGFKWISRAPGIVFGFEEALGYLVNPGTVRDKDGISAAVAMLGLVSEARGRGQSLADVLREFDETFGFFASDQISVRVEQVSVIARIMAALRAQHPERIGDVEVERVDDLLEGVEDLPPGDVLRLWLVDGSRVIVRPSGTEPKLKLYLDVRGDSADDARHRIESLAAGARALLAEQ; this is encoded by the coding sequence GTGAGCGGCGCTGCAGACCAGGCCCGCGCCTGGCTCGCGCAGGATCCCGACCCCGAGACCCGCGACGAGCTGACCCTGCTGCTCGCAAGAGCGGAGGAGGGGGATGCCGCGGCCGCGGCCGACCTCGAGGACCGCTTCGCCGCGCGCCTCGCGTTCGGCACCGCGGGGCTGCGCGGAGAGCTCGGCGCCGGCAGCAACCGCATGAACCGCGTGCTCGTCGCGCAGGCGGCCGCGGGCCTGGCCGCCTATCTGCTCGAGAAGGCCGGCGACTCGGCCGAGGCCGGCCAACGTCCGCTCGTCGTCATCGGGTACGACGGGCGCCGCAACTCCCGCGTGTTCGCGAAGGACTCCGCCGAGCTCTTCGCGGGTGCGGGACTGCGCGCCATCCTCCTTCCGCGCCTGCTCCCGACGCCCGTGCTCGCATTCGCCGTGCGGCACCTCGGCGCCGACGCCGGCGTCATGGTGACGGCGAGCCACAACCCGCCGAACGACAACGGGTACAAGGTGTACCTCGGCGGAGCGAACGAAGGCGCGCAGATCGTCGCGCCCGCCGACGCCGAGATCGCGGCGCACATCCAGCGCATCGCGGATGCCGGGGGCGCGGCATCCCTCCCCCGTTCGCTCGGCTACGAGACGGCGCCGGAATCCCTCGTCGAGGCCTACGTCGCCGAGACGGCAGCCGTCGCACCCGCGCCCGACGGCGCCGACGGGCTGCGGTGGGTCTACACCGCGATGCACGGCGTGGGGTGGGAGACGCTGTCGCGCATCCTCGAGGTGGCCGGGTATCCCGCGCCGACGCTCGTCGCGGCGCAGATCGAGCCCGACGGCGCGTTCCCGACCGTCGCGTTCCCGAACCCCGAGGAGCCCGGCGCGATGGACCTCGCATTCGAGACGGCGCGCGGCGCCGACGCCGAGCTCGTCATCGCGAACGATCCCGATGCCGACCGCCTCGCGGTCGCCGTGCCCGACGAGTCCGTCGAGGGCGGCTGGCGACGCCTCACGGGCAACCAGATCGGACTGCTGCTGGGCTGGCGGGCGGCACGATCGGCACGGGAAGCGGATGCTGCTCCCGGCGCCTCACTGGCCTGCTCGCTCGTCTCCTCGCCCGGCCTGCAGACGGTCGCCGAGCACTACGGGCTCGACTTCCACTCGACGCTCACGGGGTTCAAGTGGATCTCGCGCGCCCCCGGAATCGTGTTCGGCTTCGAGGAGGCGCTCGGCTACCTCGTGAACCCGGGAACCGTCCGCGACAAGGACGGCATCTCCGCCGCCGTCGCGATGCTGGGTCTGGTCTCCGAGGCGCGCGGGCGCGGGCAATCGCTCGCCGACGTGCTGCGGGAGTTCGATGAGACCTTCGGGTTCTTCGCGAGCGACCAGATCTCGGTGCGCGTCGAGCAGGTGTCGGTCATCGCGCGCATCATGGCGGCGCTGCGGGCGCAGCATCCCGAGCGCATCGGCGATGTCGAGGTCGAGCGGGTCGACGATCTGCTGGAGGGCGTCGAGGACCTCCCGCCGGGAGATGTGCTGCGGCTGTGGCTCGTCGACGGGTCGCGGGTCATCGTGCGTCCGAGCGGCACCGAGCCCAAGCTCAAGCTCTACCTCGACGTGCGCGGCGACTCGGCGGACGACGCCCGGCACCGCATCGAGAGCCTCGCGGCCGGCGCACGGGCCCTGCTCGCCGAGCAATAG
- a CDS encoding purine-nucleoside phosphorylase, producing MSDITNPFDDPAADPFAIAAQAADDIARITGVEHHDIALTLGSGWAGAAELIGETTATFPASEVTGFSAPALAGHVGTLRSILTPRGKRVLVIGARTHFYEGHGVRRVVHSVRTAAATGARTMVLTNGAGGIKHTWKPGTPVLISDHINLTAATPLEGATFIDLTDLYSVRLRDLARSIDPSLDEGVYCQFTGPQYETPAEVQMAKAIGGHIVGMSTALEAIAARQAGMEILGFSLITNMAAGIQTTPLSHEEVMEAGRQAGPVISSLLARVIGAM from the coding sequence ATGTCCGACATCACCAACCCGTTCGACGACCCCGCCGCCGACCCGTTCGCGATCGCGGCGCAGGCCGCCGACGACATCGCGCGCATCACAGGCGTCGAGCACCACGACATCGCCCTCACGCTCGGGAGCGGCTGGGCGGGAGCGGCCGAGCTCATCGGCGAGACGACCGCGACCTTCCCCGCGAGCGAGGTCACCGGCTTCAGCGCGCCCGCCCTGGCAGGCCACGTCGGCACGCTCCGCAGCATCCTGACCCCCCGCGGCAAGCGCGTGCTCGTGATCGGCGCGCGCACGCACTTCTACGAGGGCCACGGCGTGCGCCGCGTCGTGCACAGCGTGCGCACGGCCGCCGCGACGGGCGCCCGCACGATGGTGCTGACGAACGGCGCGGGCGGCATCAAGCACACCTGGAAGCCCGGCACGCCGGTGCTCATCAGCGACCACATCAACCTGACGGCCGCGACGCCGCTCGAGGGCGCGACCTTCATCGACCTCACCGACCTGTACTCGGTGCGCCTGCGCGACCTCGCCCGCTCGATCGACCCGAGCCTCGACGAGGGCGTGTACTGCCAGTTCACGGGTCCGCAGTACGAGACGCCGGCCGAGGTGCAGATGGCGAAGGCGATCGGCGGACACATCGTCGGCATGTCGACCGCGCTCGAGGCGATCGCCGCCCGCCAGGCCGGCATGGAGATCCTCGGCTTCTCGCTCATCACCAACATGGCCGCCGGCATCCAGACCACCCCCCTCAGCCATGAGGAGGTCATGGAGGCGGGCCGTCAGGCCGGCCCCGTCATCTCGTCGCTGCTCGCCCGCGTGATCGGGGCGATGTGA
- a CDS encoding NAD(P)H-quinone dehydrogenase: protein MGSMSVSFEVTQSVAIIGGGPGGYEAALAAAQLGAEVTLVERAGVGGSAVITDVVPSKSLIATADAAVAIAGASDLGVQLFAKGKDGKPLKPEIAINLSAVNKRLLALARQQSDDMRASLVEAGVRIISGHGRLEDDNAVVVSTGPGGTDFDRIEADTLVISVGASPRELPSARPDGQRILTWTQLYDMRDLPEHLIVVGSGVTGAEFAGAYMNLGAKVTLISSRDQVLPGEDTDAAAVLEKVFKRGGMTVLSKSRADKVENTGDGVLVTLSDGTTVEGSHCLMAVGAIPNTRGIGLEQAGVQMTESGHIQVNRVARTSVPNIYAAGDCTTFIPLASVAAMQGRTAVFHALGDVVIPLERRRVASNIFTAPEIATVGWQEKDIADGLIQGVVHKLPLAANPRAKMMGIKDGFVKLIARQGSGSVIGGVIVGPRASELIYPIAIAIERRLTVDQLSRVFAVYPSLSGTITDSARAMHVVDHAIYGA from the coding sequence ATGGGATCCATGTCTGTGAGCTTCGAGGTCACCCAGAGCGTCGCGATCATCGGCGGCGGACCCGGCGGCTACGAAGCGGCGCTCGCCGCCGCCCAGCTGGGCGCGGAGGTGACGCTGGTCGAGAGGGCGGGTGTCGGAGGGTCGGCGGTCATCACTGACGTCGTCCCGTCGAAGTCGCTCATCGCCACCGCCGACGCGGCCGTCGCCATCGCGGGCGCGAGCGATCTGGGCGTGCAGCTCTTCGCGAAGGGCAAGGACGGCAAGCCGCTCAAGCCCGAGATCGCCATCAACCTGTCCGCCGTCAACAAGCGGCTCCTCGCGCTCGCCCGCCAGCAGTCCGACGACATGCGCGCCTCGCTCGTCGAGGCCGGCGTCCGCATCATCTCCGGACACGGTCGCCTCGAGGATGACAACGCGGTCGTCGTCTCGACGGGCCCCGGCGGCACCGACTTCGACCGCATCGAGGCCGACACGCTCGTCATCTCGGTCGGCGCGTCGCCGCGCGAGCTGCCGAGCGCCCGGCCCGACGGCCAGCGCATCCTCACGTGGACGCAGCTCTACGACATGCGCGACCTGCCCGAGCACCTCATCGTCGTCGGATCCGGCGTCACGGGCGCCGAGTTCGCCGGCGCCTACATGAACCTCGGGGCCAAGGTCACGCTCATCTCGAGCCGCGACCAGGTGCTTCCCGGCGAGGACACCGACGCCGCGGCGGTGCTCGAGAAGGTCTTCAAGCGCGGCGGCATGACCGTGCTCTCGAAGTCGCGCGCCGACAAGGTCGAGAACACGGGCGACGGCGTCCTCGTGACGCTGTCCGACGGGACGACGGTCGAGGGCAGCCACTGCCTCATGGCCGTCGGGGCCATCCCGAACACGCGCGGCATCGGCCTCGAGCAGGCCGGCGTGCAGATGACGGAGTCCGGCCACATCCAGGTCAACCGCGTCGCGCGCACCTCCGTGCCCAACATCTACGCCGCGGGGGACTGCACGACATTCATCCCGCTCGCCTCCGTCGCGGCGATGCAGGGCCGCACGGCCGTCTTCCACGCCCTCGGCGACGTCGTCATCCCGCTGGAGCGCCGCCGCGTCGCGTCGAACATCTTCACCGCACCCGAGATCGCGACGGTCGGGTGGCAGGAGAAGGACATCGCCGACGGCCTCATCCAGGGCGTCGTGCACAAGCTGCCGCTCGCCGCGAACCCCCGCGCCAAGATGATGGGCATCAAGGACGGCTTCGTGAAGCTCATCGCCCGGCAGGGCAGCGGCAGCGTCATCGGCGGCGTCATCGTCGGACCGCGCGCGTCGGAGCTCATCTACCCGATTGCGATCGCGATCGAGCGCCGGCTCACGGTCGACCAGCTGTCGCGGGTCTTCGCCGTCTACCCGTCGCTGTCGGGCACGATCACCGACTCGGCGCGTGCCATGCACGTCGTCGACCACGCCATCTACGGCGCCTGA